The nucleotide window CGCAAAAAATATGACGTACATCTGAGCTACCAGTCCAGCGGGGATTGAGCAATAGTCGCTGGGTATGCTCGGCCTGGCCCAAAATCGCTGTGTATTCATCCAACAGCAAGGAAGTTTGCTGTACTCTTTCAGCAAGCCTCTGCTCATCTTCTGTCAGATATCGTACTTAAGATTAAGGGGAATTAAGAACAGAAAAACTTACCTCATTGTGTCCCTTGACACCTTCTAAAGATCCGATAAATCCCTCAAACACTTCATTGAATTTTCTAAGCTCATACAGGCTCTCGCGAAGTTTCTTTTCTCCGTCAGAATCGTGCTGTCTGGAATGTTCTTGTGGTCGAACTcgttcttcatcctctccttccccttttatatccccaccttcttctctctcgTACACTTCATTTGGTATGCTCACATCGCCTCTGTTTCTGATAGATGAGGTTCTTTCAtcgtcttcctcttctgtGATCGACCGCCGGTCGTCATCTTCATACGCTTGACGAGATGGTGCAAACAGAGAGAATCTTGGTTTACTCCCAGTACTTGCTCCCTTACCCGCGTCAATGTCATTGGAGACGGAAGTGGGTGGTATGATTTTCCTCGTTAAAGTTGATCCTAACATGGTACTATTCTCGATTCCCGACCCACCACTAACCCCGGCATGTTTAGACCCCTGCGTATACAGCGATTTCGCCTGTGATTGATCATGATGGGAAATCTTACGAGGTGGCGGCAAAGGGCTCAGTCCATCAGGCCCATCAGAAGCGATTGACAGATCGGCAAGGGAAAGTGAGGCGTCACCATGGTTATCTTCATCGATAGAGTAATTAGGTCGAGAGAGTGTGGGGAGGAGTGGCGAATCCATTATCCTTCGGCTATTTGACTGTATTCAGGTGATGGTTGGATTGCTAATGGCACGAAGCCGTCTGAAGTGCAATGAGAAAAGAAAGTGACAGTGACAATTACGAGTACAACACGAAATCATCAATCGCCGTCGACTGCACAGGAAAAGATCGCGTCGCGCTTTTGTTGACATGCCAGAGCTTTTGTTAAAGGGGGAACATATATGTGTATATATATAAGCTAATTCAGCGCTTGACATTATTCAAGCCGGCGTGGCCAAATGGTTACGGCGTCCGCTTCCTATTAATTGATTATCAAATCAGCCGGTAGCGGGAGATTGTGGGTTCGATCCCCACCGTTGGTTTATTTTTTTTGGCCAACACGTAATTGTAGATGGAATGCGATTGTAGATGGAATGCGAAGGCAACAAAAATCTACaatctttttcttttttttttgcgATGTCGCGATTATAATGCATGCAATAAGTAATCGCCTTTATTGAAGGATGTATAGAACAAGAATGAATGCCCATCAGGTCTTTTAAACTGATAAAGACGATAGAAACATGATATGCGATGCCATATATTGTACATAACACGCTACTGCATCTCAGTATCTCTCTGACTCATTCCATTCACCTCCATGCCATCGATCGTTTCAGGTCTTGTCTCATGGGTAGAAGCTGGAGCCTCAGCCTTGATACTTGTCACTTTTGGGATGACTCTGCATCTATCGCCATCGTCTCCTCTCCCACGTTGTTCATACAACCTGAGTCCGTGGACTCAGACTGTTGCCATCTGATACAGGGGTGGGTGTCGGACCACGGCTCGACAACTTTAACAGCACCTTTCTCGCCTCCTGACTAGTGTCGCCGCTCTGCACAGGCAGGGCTTCGGGCAATGACCTTTGGTCCATACGCGGCACAGGCTCGCCCTCTCCGGAACAGATAACCTTTCGCCCTGTGGGCAACGTCCGCCTCCCATACTTTTCCGCACCTCTCGGCCCAGAGTTCCACGTCCTCCGCAAGAACGCTTCGGGAAGAGCTTCTTCCCCATGTTTACCTTTAGCCTTGGCCAACAATGCATCATCTGGTCCGCGGACAGCCGGGCCGTATAAGACGGGTTCCCCGTGCCGC belongs to Cryptococcus gattii WM276 chromosome I, complete sequence and includes:
- a CDS encoding Hypothetical protein (Similar to TIGR gene model, INSD accession AAW43232.1; CND05430), which codes for MDSPLLPTLSRPNYSIDEDNHGDASLSLADLSIASDGPDGLSPLPPPRKISHHDQSQAKSLYTQGSKHAGVSGGSGIENSTMLGSTLTRKIIPPTSVSNDIDAGKGASTGSKPRFSLFAPSRQAYEDDDRRSITEEEDDERTSSIRNRGDVSIPNEVYEREEGGDIKGEGEDEERVRPQEHSRQHDSDGEKKLRESLYELRKFNEVFEGFIGSLEGVKGHNEQRLAERVQQTSLLLDEYTAILGQAEHTQRLLLNPRWTGSSDDAAAIAAEEQARAAAAVKALEEAQAAAEAAQVAEEQARKLAERERAQSEVRTRGTRTRGRGIARGSGVARESSRLVRGGSVSVRGGSVSVRGGSGSVRGESGSVRGGNGLARGGGSGLTRGRGVGTGVTRPSTAPPRPESTTASSVARRGGSTGATGKYSHVKSSGYGPRQT